The DNA sequence CACTTTTGAAACAGAGGAAATGATGGGCTCCGTTCCGGAAGGCAACATCGCCTTCAGCACCGGATACCTCACGGTGAAGGAACTGGAGACTATGTTGAACCGATTGCCGTTGGAGCTCACCTTCATCGACGCGGATGGGATCGTGAAATACTACAATGACGGACCGGAAGAGAAGATTTTCATGCGCACGAAATCCGCACTGGGGAGGGACGCCGAAAACTGCCATCCACCAAAAAGCGTCGCACTCATGAAGCAACTGGTTTCGGACCTGAAATCCGGGAAAAAAAGTCAGGAAATCATGTGGTACGAAGAATCAGGGAAGTTCATCGTCGTGAACTATTGCGCTGTCCGGGATGCTGACGGTATTTTTATGGGCGTTCTGGAATACGTGCAGGAAGCGCAGGACATCCGTAGCTTGACCGGGGAAAAACGCCAACTGTCAGAGTGAGGTCTGCTGTAACTTACTGTGGGCGGATGGGATTCCGGATGACGGTTTTCTTCGATTAGAAACCGGATTTCGTCATATGCTCCGGCGAGCACAGTTTCGCCGGAGGAGCGGGTAAACTTTTATCCCGTCCTCCGGTGAGGGTTCCTTTACCGGAGAAGAAGGCCGATTAGCAGTTGTTCTCCGATGAACGCACTCTTCACCGGAGATTTCGCACTTTTCTCCAGATAAAAAGTGGATGCCTCAATCATTTTTTGATTGAAGCATCCACTTTTTTGCCATTCATTTTAGTCTTTGATTATTTGGGATGTCGGGCAGTGCTTTTCGACCACTGCGACATCTTGCGCAACTCCGAGGTGAACCATCATCGCGTTACCGGCAATGCATTCGGACTTCTCCTCTGCCGGAACAGGTTCGTACATCGGGCAGGCCTTCACAGTGCAAGCATTGCATTTCTTTTTACCGCACGCAATCAAACGGATTTGACGGAATAAGATGTACCCCATCAGGCTCAAAAACAGCATCAAAACGATCCAAGATTGTATATTCATTGGTTACTCCTCCGCTTCCTATTTGATCATCGGTTTCGCCAAGCTTCCCCACATCGGGGAAGCTTTTTTTGGTGCAGGCCTTACAACCAGGAACACCAATATCGCTGTTGCGGCAGCCGCTATACTGGATCCCACCCCGAAAGGCGCTCCCAACACGATGACGGACCCGAGTTGATTGATGATGAAGGCCAAAACATAAGCCAAAGTGGTTTGATACAGCACGCCGAAGAGCGTCCATTTTGTGCTGCCGAATTCCGTGCGCATCGCGCCGACAGCCGCAAAACACGGCATGCAGATCATATTGAAAACGAGGAACGATACCGCGCTGACAGGATTGAACAGTGTGCTGAACGCGGCAACTACCTCTACATCCGATCCGGTTGTGTTCATCAATACACCAAATGTGCCGACAACATTTTCCTTCGCGATCAAACCTTGGATAGTGGCCACTGTCGCTTGCCAAGATCCGAAGCCCAATGGCGCGAAGAAAACAGCAACTGCACTGCCGATCTTGGCCAGGATGCTTTGATCGCTTTCGGCAGTCATCCGCAGCTGCCAGTTGAAAGAAGATAAAAACCAAATGAAGCTGGAGCTGAGGAAAATGACAGTCCCTGCATTTTTGACGAAAGCCAAACAACGGGCCCATACTGCGCGGAAAATGCTTTTCCACTGCGGCCAGTGATAGATCGGCAACTCCATGACGAAAGGTGATGCTTCTCCAGAAAAAATGGCTGTCTTACGCAGCAGCACACCGGAAAAGATAACAGTCGCAATCCCCAACAAGTACATCGACAAAGCAACCCAGGATGCACCACCGAAGATGGCATTGGCGATCAGGGCGATGACCGGCAGTTTCGCACCGCAAGGGATGAAGGAAGTGGTCAGAATCGTCATGCGGCGGTCCTGCAGATTTTCGATCGTGCGGGAAGCCTGGATGCCCGGGACCGAACAACCGGAACCGATCAGCAACGGAATGAAAGATTTACCCGAAAGACCGAAGCCGCGGAATACCCTGTCCATCACGAAGGCGACCCGGGCCATATAGCCGCTGTCCTCCAGCAAGGTAAGACAGAAGAACAAGGCGGCCATCTGCGGCAGGAACCCCAGAACTGCACCGACACCACCTATGGCACCATCTATCACAAGGCTGCTGACAGCCGGATGGATGTCGATGCTGTCGAAGAAACTTTGCACAGCCTCTGGCACGATGCTTCCGAACAGCACATCATTGACCCAATCGGTCCCCCACGTCCCGACAGTCGTGATGGCGAAGTAGTAGACCGCATACATGATGAGCACAAAAATCGGCAACCCAAGCCAACGGTTCGTTACGATGTGGTCGATCATGACTGAGAAAGACTCTTTTTCGCTATTCTTCACAAGAACTTGGCGCGTAATAGTCGTCACGAATTTATAACGTTCGTTGATCAGGATAGCCTCGGAATCGTCGTCCAATTCCTTCTCATAACGGCTGAGCAGGCTTTCCATAACAGCCTGGCCTTCCTCAGAAATTGCAAGTTTTCCAGAAGTTTGTCCGTCCCTTTCAAAAAGCTTGATGCTATAGTAGCAACGCAATTTTTTCGGAACCAGCGGAGCAATCATTTCTTCAATCGTATCAAGAATGCTTTCCACGACGATACTGTACGCGATCGGTTCGGCCGCAGCAATCGGTTCAGCGATCACCTTGTACAGCTGTTCCAATCCACTTTCCTTCAGTGCGGAAATCGTTACGAACGGCAGACCGAACGCGCGCGACAGTCCGGCGACGTCCAATTGATCGCCCCTTTTTCCGACGATGTCCATCATGTTCAGGACGACGACGATCGGCAGCTGCAATTCCATCAATTGCGTCGTCAAGTAAAGGTTCCGCTCCAGGTTAGAGGCATCGACGATGTTGATGATCAGATCCGGCGCACCCAGCGTCAGATAATCGCGCGTGACGATTTCCTCGATCGTGTAAGGGGACAACGAATAGATGCCCGGCAGATCGATGACCTGCGTCTCGCCGTCGTGCAGCAGCGTGCCGGCTTTCTGTTCGACCGTAACCCCCG is a window from the uncultured Trichococcus sp. genome containing:
- the feoB gene encoding ferrous iron transport protein B — its product is MGKTIALVGNPNSGKTTLFNHLTGSTQRVGNWPGVTVEQKAGTLLHDGETQVIDLPGIYSLSPYTIEEIVTRDYLTLGAPDLIINIVDASNLERNLYLTTQLMELQLPIVVVLNMMDIVGKRGDQLDVAGLSRAFGLPFVTISALKESGLEQLYKVIAEPIAAAEPIAYSIVVESILDTIEEMIAPLVPKKLRCYYSIKLFERDGQTSGKLAISEEGQAVMESLLSRYEKELDDDSEAILINERYKFVTTITRQVLVKNSEKESFSVMIDHIVTNRWLGLPIFVLIMYAVYYFAITTVGTWGTDWVNDVLFGSIVPEAVQSFFDSIDIHPAVSSLVIDGAIGGVGAVLGFLPQMAALFFCLTLLEDSGYMARVAFVMDRVFRGFGLSGKSFIPLLIGSGCSVPGIQASRTIENLQDRRMTILTTSFIPCGAKLPVIALIANAIFGGASWVALSMYLLGIATVIFSGVLLRKTAIFSGEASPFVMELPIYHWPQWKSIFRAVWARCLAFVKNAGTVIFLSSSFIWFLSSFNWQLRMTAESDQSILAKIGSAVAVFFAPLGFGSWQATVATIQGLIAKENVVGTFGVLMNTTGSDVEVVAAFSTLFNPVSAVSFLVFNMICMPCFAAVGAMRTEFGSTKWTLFGVLYQTTLAYVLAFIINQLGSVIVLGAPFGVGSSIAAAATAILVFLVVRPAPKKASPMWGSLAKPMIK